The following proteins come from a genomic window of Stigmatella erecta:
- a CDS encoding GAF and HD-GYP domain-containing protein, with protein sequence MLFQSDDTALSRRLLKLTSLLDVAKAMSAERDLDLLLPLILYEASKVVEADRCSLFIMDRERNELWSKVAQGSKNEIRLPVGSGIAGQVASTGAVINIPDAYADERFNRSFDTSSGYHTQTILCVPMRDASGEVTGVIQALNKRNGRIFDAEDEELLLALGANAAGAIENALLHEEINRLFEGFVSASVVAIEARDPSTAGHSERVANLTVELAHALEHTATGPYANIRFSPMELQELRYASLLHDFGKVGVREAVLVKAEKLYPHELDMLRARFQVARKDLQLQSYRRRLTAVKLRGDKALPEIEAEEEERLGEELKRLDEVLEFTLTCNRPTVLAQGGFERLQELAQLTYTDAFGQERPLLQTPEIRSLSITRGTLSAEERREIESHVDHTYRFLSQIPWTRTLRRVPEIAYAHHEKLDGTGYPRAIPSKTIPVQSKMMAITDIYDALTASDRPYKKAVPHTLAIDILSREANSGQLDKELLTVFTEAEVVRKVTARAKK encoded by the coding sequence GTGCTTTTCCAGTCCGACGACACCGCTCTTTCCCGGCGATTGCTGAAGCTCACGTCCCTCCTGGACGTGGCCAAGGCGATGAGCGCCGAGCGCGACCTCGACCTGCTCCTGCCCCTCATCCTCTACGAGGCCTCCAAGGTCGTGGAGGCCGACCGCTGCTCGCTGTTCATCATGGACCGCGAGCGCAACGAGCTGTGGAGCAAGGTGGCCCAGGGATCCAAGAACGAGATCCGCCTGCCCGTGGGCAGCGGCATCGCCGGCCAGGTGGCCTCCACCGGCGCCGTCATCAACATCCCGGATGCCTACGCCGACGAGCGCTTCAACCGCTCCTTCGACACCTCCAGCGGCTACCACACGCAGACCATCCTCTGCGTGCCCATGCGCGATGCCTCCGGTGAGGTGACGGGCGTCATCCAGGCCCTCAACAAGCGCAACGGCCGCATCTTCGATGCCGAGGACGAGGAGCTGCTCCTGGCGCTCGGTGCCAATGCCGCCGGCGCCATCGAGAACGCCCTGCTCCACGAGGAGATCAACCGCCTCTTCGAGGGCTTCGTCTCCGCCTCCGTCGTCGCCATCGAGGCGAGAGACCCTTCCACCGCGGGCCACTCCGAGCGCGTGGCCAACCTCACCGTGGAGCTCGCCCACGCGCTGGAGCACACCGCCACCGGGCCCTACGCCAACATCCGCTTCTCGCCCATGGAGCTGCAGGAGCTGCGCTACGCCTCGCTGCTCCATGACTTCGGCAAGGTGGGCGTGCGCGAGGCCGTGCTCGTCAAGGCCGAGAAGCTCTACCCCCACGAGCTGGACATGCTGCGCGCCCGCTTCCAGGTGGCCCGCAAGGATCTCCAGCTCCAGAGCTACCGCCGCCGCCTCACTGCCGTGAAGCTGCGCGGCGACAAGGCCCTGCCCGAAATCGAGGCCGAGGAGGAGGAGCGGCTGGGCGAGGAGCTCAAGCGCCTGGACGAGGTGCTCGAGTTCACCCTCACCTGCAACCGCCCCACCGTGCTCGCCCAGGGCGGCTTCGAGCGGCTGCAGGAGCTGGCCCAGCTCACCTACACCGATGCCTTCGGCCAGGAGCGGCCCCTGCTCCAGACGCCCGAGATCCGCTCGCTCTCCATCACCCGCGGCACGCTCTCCGCCGAGGAGCGCCGGGAGATCGAAAGCCACGTCGACCACACCTACCGCTTCCTGTCCCAGATTCCCTGGACGCGCACCCTGCGGCGCGTGCCGGAGATCGCCTACGCGCACCACGAGAAGCTCGATGGCACCGGCTACCCGCGCGCCATCCCGAGCAAGACCATTCCCGTGCAGTCCAAGATGATGGCCATCACGGACATCTACGATGCGCTCACCGCCTCGGACCGGCCCTACAAGAAGGCCGTGCCCCACACGCTCGCCATCGACATCCTGTCGCGCGAGGCCAACAGCGGCCAGCTCGACAAGGAGCTCCTCACGGTCTTCACCGAGGCGGAAGTGGTCCGCAAGGTGACGGCCCGCGCCAAGAAGTAA
- a CDS encoding putative ABC transporter permease, whose translation MTDGPSASSEPLSPRGQRLGGLGRFIVYGLMGLCIECCFTSVVDLATGVGDLRLKGYSYLWMHPIWGATLLLAEALMGWLRRMRLSRSTRAFIAMAASFAIEYVTGALLVAAVGRSPWDYTGSPWSVHGLIRLDYAPLWFLCGLACEPLTRFVRQVRIFAWESEAAPGR comes from the coding sequence ATGACTGACGGTCCAAGCGCGAGCTCAGAGCCGCTGTCACCCAGGGGACAGCGGCTGGGGGGGCTGGGACGGTTCATCGTCTACGGGCTGATGGGGTTGTGCATCGAGTGCTGCTTCACCTCGGTGGTGGATCTGGCCACGGGCGTGGGAGACCTGCGGCTCAAGGGGTACTCGTACCTGTGGATGCACCCCATCTGGGGCGCGACCCTCCTGCTGGCCGAGGCTCTCATGGGGTGGCTGCGGCGCATGCGGCTGAGCCGGAGCACACGCGCCTTCATCGCCATGGCCGCGAGCTTCGCGATCGAGTACGTCACCGGTGCCCTGCTGGTGGCGGCCGTTGGCCGGAGCCCGTGGGATTACACGGGCTCGCCGTGGAGCGTTCACGGGCTGATCCGCCTGGACTACGCCCCCCTCTGGTTTCTGTGTGGTCTGGCGTGCGAGCCCCTCACCCGTTTTGTCCGGCAGGTCCGCATCTTTGCCTGGGAGTCCGAGGCCGCCCCCGGACGCTGA
- a CDS encoding SIS domain-containing protein has product MTQTPTAQTYLSDLTARMTRLFEINGEAIGAAAAAIQRTAEADGLVYVFGTGHSHTLSEEVHYRAGGLAFTVPILATMTMVHEGAVASTAYERMPGLIANVLVRYPISARDILIVVSNSGINAAPVEAARHGKERGATVIALTSVEYSTSAAHGRPRIADIADIVLDNLSPAGDAVISLPGTELRAGPVSTSLGAALLNAVLAEAAARLQGAGTAAPIYRSANLPGANEINQALVTRYRPRNPHL; this is encoded by the coding sequence ATGACCCAGACCCCCACTGCTCAGACCTATCTCTCGGACCTGACAGCGCGCATGACGCGGCTCTTTGAGATCAATGGCGAAGCCATTGGAGCCGCTGCCGCTGCCATCCAGCGCACGGCGGAGGCCGACGGCCTGGTCTATGTCTTCGGAACCGGCCACAGCCATACCCTGTCCGAGGAAGTGCACTACCGGGCCGGTGGGCTGGCCTTCACCGTGCCGATCCTTGCGACGATGACCATGGTGCATGAGGGGGCAGTGGCGAGCACCGCTTATGAGCGGATGCCGGGTCTCATCGCCAACGTGCTGGTCCGCTATCCCATTTCGGCACGCGATATCCTGATCGTGGTGTCCAACTCAGGCATCAACGCGGCCCCGGTCGAGGCGGCGCGCCATGGCAAGGAGCGGGGGGCAACAGTGATCGCCCTGACCTCGGTGGAATACTCCACGTCCGCCGCCCATGGCCGCCCCCGCATCGCCGATATCGCGGACATCGTGCTCGACAACCTGAGCCCGGCCGGGGATGCGGTGATCAGCTTGCCGGGGACCGAGCTCCGGGCCGGCCCCGTCTCGACCTCGCTGGGGGCGGCGCTGCTCAATGCCGTGCTGGCTGAAGCAGCCGCGCGCCTTCAAGGCGCGGGGACTGCGGCGCCGATCTACCGCAGCGCCAACCTTCCGGGCGCCAACGAGATCAATCAGGCGCTGGTGACGCGGTACCGGCCGCGCAATCCGCATCTTTGA
- a CDS encoding ATP-binding protein: MRTSTTPYDAATSSSSAPQLPGEPQSEAAAMPADGGEMGALMRSIDWAQTPVGPQETWPQSLRTALSILLESRVPMYIAWGPQFVQFYNDGYRPILGSTKHPGAMGRSASSSFEESWHILGPMFEGVRQGQAVGSEDRMLPLDRNGHLEECYFTFAYSPIRDESGGVGGVHATVTETTGRVLGERRLRTLKDLAARAGPVRREHDAWREAARVLEGNALDVPFALLYRLHDADQRPELVAAAGWGTDPAAAVSLLGAPQANPPWPFADAALTPQFVPDARARFAEPPKGTWPEAPRSAWVLPIPRLGSARLHGFLVAGLSARRAPDGDYREFLELVAERIATAISHACANEEGDRRVLPRLGAEESFIQGGGEMGALMRSFDWSKNSLGPIEAWPQSLRTSVSTMLRSPYPIILFWGPELRMLYNDPFRPILGAKHPQTLGARGHEALAEEWALLGPLMKRVHETGEPLFIENGNVNFARRPGGLREEAYFTWSYNPTIGERGEIAGLFAIASETTRQVVGDRRLGVLRELSIRAALDKKVEGVFRSLEEVLAQAGNDLPFALLYAVEAGKARLVSCAGLARGAPAAPLGLSPGDTHPWPLAAVASLKQEVLVEDLHLKWGHLPGGPWPEPATRALVLPVPMGADTAATGVLVAGLSPLVALDGEYRSFLQLLARQLAASISSARAYEQEKQRAEELALLDQAKTAFFSNVSHEFRTPLTLILGPIEDALSRPEKSLEGEKLGLVRRSALRLYKMVNTLLDFSRMEAGRAQAHYVPVDLSAVTRNLASAFQSAVESAGLRLVVECPPLPEPLYVDPEMWEKVVLNLLSNAVKYTYEGEIRLGLSWQERHAVLTVRDTGVGIPEEELPRVFERFYRVRVTQGRSHEGTGIGLALVQELVKLHGGSISVESKLGEGTVFTLRLPRGSDHLPPERIERTPRPDSFAAGIAPFVEEAQRWSVDATGAGMLSGGAFEEPVQDVPEALARSRILLVDDNADLRTYVAGLLGRVFRHVETATNGNDALERVRAQPPDLILSDVMMPGLDGFGLVRALRAGEDTRAIPIILLSARAGDESTVEGLQSGADDYLVKPFSARELMVRVRTQLDMARVRREVARGELEKKILRESVRMRDEFLSLVSHELRTPVAALSLNFQSMVRSLGSEDRAEASPEAIGGKAQTTQKQLHRLERLVERLLDVSEAFTGRLKLTRQEVDLSAVASAVVEQARTKAAHAGCVLTVNAPSPIIGHGDRVRLHQILQGLLDNALKFGAGNPVEVAVRRDSDHAFLTVVDHGEGIRPEDQERIFGRFERAVSEKHYGGFGLGLWLARYIAEAHAGNIRFMPTEGGGATFTVALPLNGTLG, translated from the coding sequence ATGCGCACATCGACCACACCCTACGACGCGGCGACCAGCTCCTCTTCCGCTCCCCAGTTGCCGGGCGAGCCCCAGAGCGAAGCGGCGGCGATGCCCGCCGACGGGGGCGAGATGGGCGCCCTCATGCGCTCCATCGACTGGGCGCAGACTCCCGTGGGGCCGCAGGAAACGTGGCCCCAGTCGCTGCGCACGGCACTCAGCATCCTGCTCGAATCGCGCGTTCCGATGTACATCGCGTGGGGGCCCCAGTTCGTTCAGTTCTACAACGATGGGTACCGGCCGATTCTGGGCTCGACCAAGCATCCCGGCGCCATGGGCCGCAGCGCCTCGTCCTCGTTCGAGGAGAGCTGGCACATCCTCGGTCCGATGTTCGAGGGCGTGAGACAAGGGCAGGCGGTCGGCTCCGAGGACCGGATGCTCCCGCTGGACCGGAATGGCCATCTCGAGGAGTGCTACTTCACCTTCGCGTACAGCCCGATACGGGACGAGAGTGGTGGCGTCGGAGGGGTTCATGCCACCGTCACCGAAACGACCGGCCGGGTGCTCGGCGAACGGAGGCTGCGGACCCTGAAAGACCTGGCGGCGCGCGCGGGACCGGTGAGGCGGGAACACGATGCGTGGCGAGAAGCCGCCCGGGTGCTGGAGGGCAACGCGCTCGACGTTCCGTTCGCCTTGCTGTACCGGCTCCATGACGCTGACCAGAGGCCCGAGCTCGTGGCGGCGGCCGGGTGGGGGACGGATCCAGCCGCCGCCGTTTCGCTCCTGGGCGCACCACAGGCAAACCCCCCGTGGCCCTTCGCGGATGCGGCCCTGACCCCCCAGTTCGTCCCGGATGCGCGTGCCCGCTTCGCCGAGCCTCCCAAGGGCACCTGGCCGGAGGCCCCTCGGTCGGCCTGGGTATTGCCCATTCCCCGTTTGGGCTCTGCGCGCCTCCATGGCTTTCTCGTCGCGGGCTTGAGCGCGAGGCGCGCCCCTGACGGCGACTACCGTGAATTTCTGGAGCTGGTGGCGGAGCGCATCGCCACGGCCATCAGCCACGCGTGCGCCAACGAGGAGGGGGACCGCCGCGTCCTCCCGCGGCTGGGCGCCGAGGAGAGTTTCATTCAAGGCGGGGGCGAGATGGGCGCGCTGATGCGCTCCTTCGACTGGTCCAAGAACTCGCTGGGCCCGATCGAAGCCTGGCCCCAATCGCTGCGGACCTCGGTCAGCACGATGCTCCGCTCCCCGTATCCCATCATTCTGTTCTGGGGCCCCGAGCTCCGCATGCTCTACAATGATCCGTTCCGTCCCATCCTGGGGGCGAAGCATCCCCAGACCCTGGGGGCGCGCGGGCATGAGGCGCTTGCCGAGGAATGGGCGCTCCTCGGCCCCCTGATGAAGCGCGTTCACGAGACGGGAGAGCCCCTGTTCATCGAGAACGGGAACGTCAATTTCGCGCGGCGGCCGGGTGGGTTGAGAGAAGAGGCCTACTTCACCTGGTCCTACAATCCGACCATCGGTGAGAGGGGGGAGATCGCGGGCCTCTTCGCCATCGCGAGCGAGACGACGCGCCAGGTGGTGGGAGATCGCCGGTTGGGAGTTCTCCGGGAGCTGTCCATCCGGGCGGCGCTCGATAAGAAGGTCGAAGGGGTTTTCCGCTCCCTGGAAGAAGTCCTCGCGCAGGCCGGCAACGATCTGCCTTTCGCGCTCCTCTACGCCGTCGAGGCCGGGAAGGCGCGCCTGGTGAGCTGCGCCGGCCTTGCACGGGGCGCTCCCGCGGCCCCTCTCGGGCTGAGCCCCGGCGACACCCACCCGTGGCCCCTCGCCGCCGTTGCCAGCCTGAAGCAGGAGGTCTTGGTCGAAGACCTCCACTTGAAGTGGGGCCACCTGCCTGGCGGCCCTTGGCCCGAGCCCGCGACACGCGCCCTCGTTCTGCCCGTGCCCATGGGCGCGGATACCGCGGCCACGGGGGTGCTGGTGGCGGGCCTGAGTCCACTGGTCGCGCTGGATGGCGAGTACCGCAGCTTCCTGCAGCTTCTGGCGCGGCAGCTCGCCGCCAGCATCTCCAGTGCCCGCGCCTATGAACAGGAAAAGCAGCGGGCAGAGGAGCTGGCCCTGCTGGACCAGGCGAAGACGGCATTCTTCAGCAACGTGAGCCACGAATTCAGGACTCCGCTCACGCTCATTCTCGGTCCCATCGAGGACGCGCTGTCCAGGCCGGAAAAGTCGTTGGAAGGAGAGAAGCTCGGCCTGGTCCGCCGCAGCGCCCTGCGGCTCTACAAGATGGTCAACACGCTGCTCGACTTCTCGCGGATGGAGGCGGGCCGGGCCCAGGCCCACTACGTGCCGGTGGACCTCTCCGCCGTGACGCGCAACCTCGCGAGCGCCTTTCAATCCGCGGTGGAGAGCGCGGGCTTGAGGCTGGTGGTGGAGTGCCCCCCCCTGCCCGAGCCCCTCTACGTCGATCCGGAGATGTGGGAGAAGGTTGTCTTGAACCTCCTCTCGAATGCGGTGAAGTACACCTATGAAGGTGAGATCCGTCTGGGCCTCAGCTGGCAGGAGCGCCATGCGGTCCTCACCGTGCGGGACACGGGGGTGGGGATTCCCGAAGAAGAGCTCCCGCGCGTCTTCGAGCGCTTCTACCGGGTCCGTGTGACCCAGGGACGAAGCCACGAGGGCACAGGGATCGGCCTCGCCCTGGTGCAGGAGTTGGTGAAGCTTCACGGGGGCAGCATCTCGGTGGAGAGCAAGCTCGGCGAGGGAACGGTCTTCACCCTGCGGCTGCCGCGCGGGTCGGACCACCTGCCCCCGGAGCGAATCGAGCGCACGCCCCGGCCGGACTCTTTCGCCGCGGGGATCGCGCCCTTCGTCGAGGAGGCGCAGCGCTGGTCCGTGGATGCCACGGGCGCGGGCATGCTCAGCGGTGGAGCCTTCGAGGAACCGGTGCAGGATGTGCCGGAGGCGCTTGCGCGCTCCCGCATCCTCCTCGTGGACGACAACGCCGACCTGCGCACCTACGTGGCTGGGTTGCTCGGACGCGTCTTCCGCCACGTCGAGACAGCCACGAACGGGAACGACGCGCTCGAGCGGGTGCGTGCCCAGCCGCCGGACCTGATCCTCTCCGATGTGATGATGCCAGGGTTGGACGGCTTTGGGCTGGTGCGCGCCCTCCGCGCAGGCGAGGACACGCGCGCCATCCCCATCATCCTGCTCTCCGCGCGGGCGGGCGATGAGTCCACGGTGGAGGGTCTCCAGAGCGGAGCGGATGACTACCTGGTGAAGCCCTTCTCCGCGCGCGAACTCATGGTCCGGGTGCGCACCCAGCTCGACATGGCCCGCGTGCGCCGGGAGGTGGCCCGGGGCGAGCTCGAGAAGAAGATCCTGCGCGAGTCCGTGCGGATGCGAGACGAGTTTCTCAGTCTCGTCAGCCATGAGCTGCGCACGCCCGTGGCCGCCTTGTCGCTCAACTTCCAGTCCATGGTTCGAAGCCTGGGCAGCGAAGACCGGGCCGAGGCTTCGCCGGAAGCGATCGGGGGGAAGGCACAAACGACGCAGAAACAGCTGCACCGGTTGGAGCGCCTGGTCGAGCGGCTGCTGGACGTGTCCGAGGCCTTCACCGGCCGCCTGAAGCTCACACGGCAAGAAGTAGACCTGTCGGCGGTCGCGAGCGCCGTCGTGGAACAGGCGCGGACCAAGGCCGCGCACGCCGGTTGCGTCCTCACCGTGAATGCGCCCTCACCCATCATCGGACACGGCGACCGGGTGAGGTTGCACCAGATCCTCCAAGGCCTCCTCGATAACGCACTCAAGTTCGGGGCGGGAAATCCCGTCGAGGTGGCCGTGCGGAGGGACTCGGACCATGCCTTCCTCACGGTGGTGGATCACGGCGAAGGCATCAGGCCGGAGGACCAGGAGCGCATCTTCGGGCGCTTCGAGCGCGCCGTTTCCGAGAAGCATTACGGCGGGTTTGGGCTGGGCTTGTGGCTTGCTCGCTACATTGCGGAAGCACACGCCGGCAACATCCGCTTCATGCCCACGGAGGGCGGAGGCGCCACCTTCACGGTGGCGCTCCCACTGAACGGAACCTTGGGATGA
- the rpe gene encoding ribulose-phosphate 3-epimerase has protein sequence MSRRVLISPSLLSCDFSRLAEEVRAVEAAGADWIHVDVMDGRFVPNITLGPVIVQAIKRVATKPLDVHLMIVEPERYIEAFAKAGADVLTVHVEASPHLHRTLQQIRQAGAKPAVVLNPSTPLSAIEEVLGEVEMVLVMSVNPGFGGQSFIEASVDKVRRLRAMLEARGLSTHIEVDGGINAETAKRVVEAGASVLVAGSHVFGAKDYAQAIRSLRP, from the coding sequence ATGAGCCGCCGCGTCCTTATCTCTCCGTCGTTGTTGTCCTGTGACTTCAGCCGCTTGGCCGAGGAGGTGCGCGCGGTGGAAGCGGCGGGCGCGGACTGGATTCACGTGGATGTCATGGATGGCCGGTTCGTGCCGAACATCACGCTGGGGCCGGTCATCGTGCAGGCCATCAAGCGGGTGGCGACGAAGCCGCTGGACGTGCACCTGATGATCGTCGAGCCGGAGCGCTACATCGAGGCCTTCGCGAAGGCAGGGGCGGACGTGCTGACGGTGCACGTGGAGGCGAGCCCGCACCTGCACCGCACGCTGCAGCAGATCCGCCAGGCGGGGGCGAAGCCCGCGGTGGTGCTCAACCCGTCCACGCCCCTGTCGGCCATCGAGGAGGTGCTGGGGGAGGTGGAGATGGTGCTGGTGATGAGCGTGAACCCGGGCTTCGGAGGCCAGAGCTTCATCGAGGCGTCGGTGGACAAGGTGCGCCGGCTGCGGGCGATGCTGGAGGCCCGGGGGCTGAGCACGCACATCGAGGTGGATGGCGGCATCAACGCGGAGACGGCGAAGCGGGTGGTGGAGGCGGGGGCCTCGGTGCTGGTGGCGGGCTCGCACGTGTTCGGCGCGAAGGACTACGCCCAGGCCATCCGTTCGCTGCGGCCGTGA
- a CDS encoding IPTL-CTERM sorting domain-containing protein, which yields MGFSITTPGTATYTVPAGTTSITVTAVGAGGGVGGGTGGQGGAGSSVTATIPVQPGQQLTVTVGGPGGPGVPPGNKAPWGAPGSNGGGQGGDGKADHFGGGGGGATQLSLGSTLLLIAGGGGGGGNGVGGKSYYGGNGGGGADGSNGLTATSCDGNGGGGSAWGSGGGGGGNIGLGYGQGGTVPTESYTGGGAGRPADGTKAGPGGGGGTTGIYDHGWAGGGGGGGTVGGGGGCGQADIDMHAGGGGGGGGGASSVPAPGATNITFQSGANAGQAGSVTID from the coding sequence ATGGGCTTCTCAATCACGACACCCGGCACGGCCACGTACACCGTCCCGGCGGGTACCACGTCGATCACCGTGACCGCCGTCGGTGCCGGCGGCGGCGTCGGCGGTGGGACCGGCGGACAGGGCGGTGCAGGCAGCAGCGTCACGGCCACGATCCCCGTCCAGCCTGGTCAGCAACTGACCGTGACGGTCGGCGGCCCGGGCGGGCCCGGTGTCCCGCCGGGCAATAAGGCTCCGTGGGGGGCACCCGGCAGCAACGGCGGGGGGCAGGGCGGCGACGGGAAGGCCGACCACTTCGGAGGAGGAGGCGGCGGCGCCACGCAGCTCTCTCTCGGGTCCACCCTCCTGCTCATCGCCGGTGGCGGTGGGGGAGGAGGCAACGGCGTCGGCGGCAAAAGCTACTACGGTGGCAACGGCGGAGGGGGCGCCGACGGCAGCAATGGGCTCACGGCGACGAGCTGTGACGGGAATGGTGGCGGCGGCTCTGCCTGGGGGTCCGGCGGGGGCGGAGGCGGCAACATCGGTCTCGGCTACGGCCAGGGAGGAACAGTTCCCACCGAGTCCTACACGGGCGGCGGCGCCGGGCGCCCGGCCGATGGCACCAAGGCCGGGCCTGGCGGCGGCGGCGGTACCACCGGAATCTACGACCACGGGTGGGCCGGAGGAGGAGGCGGCGGCGGCACGGTCGGTGGCGGCGGCGGCTGCGGACAGGCGGACATCGACATGCACGCGGGCGGTGGAGGAGGAGGGGGAGGGGGCGCGAGCAGCGTGCCTGCGCCGGGTGCCACCAACATCACGTTCCAGAGTGGCGCGAACGCCGGACAGGCCGGCTCGGTGACCATCGACTGA
- a CDS encoding aldo/keto reductase, with protein MKKRKLGNSNLEVSALGYGCMGLDYGYGPATDRREGIRVIRSAFERGVTFFDTAEAYGPFTNEELVGEALAPFRDQVVIATKFGFAFDSHGGQSGMDSRPEHIQAVADAALKRLKTDRIDLFYQHRVDPNVPIEDVAGAVKELIQAGKVKHFGLSEAGVQTIRRAHAVQPVTALQSEYSLWWREPEKEILPTLEELGIGFVPFSPLGKGFLTGAISESTAFDSQDFRNIVPRFTPEARAANQALVDLLGEIAARKQVTRAQLALAWLLARKPWIVPIPGTTKLHRLEENTGAAPLELTPDELRGIEGALSKVTVQGERYPAHLQARINR; from the coding sequence ATGAAGAAGCGCAAGCTTGGAAACAGCAACCTGGAAGTCTCCGCGCTCGGCTACGGCTGCATGGGGCTGGACTACGGCTACGGTCCAGCGACTGACCGGAGGGAGGGGATCAGGGTGATCCGCTCCGCCTTCGAGCGCGGCGTCACCTTCTTCGACACCGCCGAAGCGTACGGTCCGTTCACGAACGAGGAGCTGGTGGGTGAAGCCCTGGCCCCCTTCCGGGACCAGGTGGTGATCGCCACCAAGTTCGGGTTCGCGTTCGATTCCCATGGCGGGCAGAGCGGCATGGACAGCCGGCCGGAGCACATCCAGGCAGTCGCGGACGCGGCGCTCAAGCGGCTCAAGACCGACCGGATCGATCTCTTCTATCAGCATCGCGTCGACCCGAATGTTCCGATCGAGGACGTGGCGGGCGCGGTGAAGGAGCTGATCCAGGCAGGCAAGGTCAAGCACTTCGGGTTGTCCGAAGCAGGCGTGCAGACAATCCGGCGCGCGCATGCGGTCCAGCCGGTCACTGCCCTCCAGAGCGAGTACTCCCTGTGGTGGCGGGAGCCCGAGAAGGAGATCCTGCCAACCCTGGAGGAACTCGGGATCGGCTTCGTGCCCTTCTCCCCTCTCGGGAAGGGCTTCCTCACGGGGGCGATCAGTGAGAGCACGGCATTCGACAGCCAGGATTTCCGCAACATCGTCCCACGCTTCACGCCAGAGGCCCGGGCAGCGAACCAGGCCTTGGTGGATCTCCTCGGCGAAATCGCGGCCCGGAAGCAGGTGACGCGCGCCCAGCTCGCACTCGCCTGGCTGCTGGCCCGGAAGCCGTGGATCGTGCCGATCCCGGGGACCACCAAGCTGCATCGCCTGGAGGAGAACACCGGAGCGGCCCCCCTTGAGCTGACGCCCGATGAACTCCGCGGCATCGAGGGCGCCCTCTCCAAGGTCACGGTGCAAGGGGAGCGGTATCCCGCGCACCTTCAGGCCAGGATCAACCGCTGA
- a CDS encoding aldo/keto reductase: MHKRPLGKSGLEVSALEFGAMGLGANLGPATGKQEAIALLRMAVERGVTFFDTAEAYGPFTHGELVGEALAPRSASRWTLCQQAWRAGPSTSTP; encoded by the coding sequence ATGCACAAGCGTCCATTGGGAAAGAGCGGCTTGGAGGTATCGGCCCTTGAGTTCGGAGCCATGGGCCTGGGCGCCAATCTGGGCCCAGCGACCGGCAAGCAGGAGGCGATTGCCCTGCTCCGGATGGCTGTTGAGCGCGGCGTCACGTTCTTCGATACGGCAGAGGCCTATGGCCCCTTCACGCACGGGGAGTTGGTCGGCGAGGCGCTCGCTCCGCGTTCGGCTTCAAGATGGACCCTGTGCCAACAGGCGTGGAGAGCCGGCCCAAGCACATCCACCCCGTGA
- a CDS encoding (R)-mandelonitrile lyase, whose protein sequence is MQIARSGSQASRKGPAEYFTGAVRVDPLFQANAPSRTAGAYVTFEPGARSAWHTHPLGQVLVVTAGSGRVQRWGDPVEQIQPGDVVWIPPGQKHWHGASPESQMTHMAIQEQLEGKTVDWMEKVSDEQYGAAAMGQGPSSAAPARSVPGAAGQPTPAQRLIGDVSPKLVELTDNVLFGDVWERPELSKRDRSLATVSALIAMNRPDQLRSHLVRARENGVTREELIEAITHLAFYAGWPSAMTAISVAKDVFQEK, encoded by the coding sequence TTGCAGATCGCGCGAAGCGGCTCGCAAGCCTCTCGCAAGGGACCCGCCGAATACTTCACTGGGGCCGTGCGAGTCGATCCTCTGTTCCAGGCGAACGCTCCCTCACGCACCGCTGGCGCCTATGTCACGTTCGAACCCGGCGCCCGTTCCGCCTGGCACACCCATCCGCTGGGTCAGGTCCTGGTCGTGACAGCGGGCTCTGGCCGGGTGCAGCGTTGGGGCGATCCGGTCGAGCAGATCCAGCCAGGCGATGTCGTCTGGATTCCACCCGGTCAAAAGCATTGGCATGGCGCCTCGCCAGAAAGCCAGATGACCCACATGGCGATCCAGGAACAGCTGGAGGGCAAGACCGTGGACTGGATGGAAAAGGTCAGCGACGAGCAGTACGGCGCGGCAGCCATGGGTCAAGGGCCGTCATCCGCTGCGCCCGCGCGCTCCGTCCCCGGCGCGGCTGGGCAACCCACCCCGGCTCAAAGACTGATTGGTGACGTCTCGCCCAAGCTGGTCGAGCTCACCGACAACGTGCTCTTCGGTGATGTCTGGGAACGTCCGGAGCTTTCCAAAAGGGATCGCAGCCTGGCGACCGTCAGCGCGCTGATCGCGATGAACCGTCCTGACCAGCTTCGGTCCCACCTCGTCAGAGCGCGCGAAAACGGCGTGACCCGGGAGGAGTTGATCGAGGCCATCACCCACCTGGCGTTCTACGCGGGCTGGCCCAGCGCGATGACCGCGATTTCCGTGGCGAAGGACGTCTTCCAAGAGAAATGA
- a CDS encoding response regulator, translating into MSSPIILISDDEPLLISALVREGRRAGLTCIGDTRSENVLPLARQHRPAVVILDIHQQLDGRDLLSQLKQDPATRHCKVIVLSGIEDQHMRHQCFKLGADAYEVKPFSTTFMPRVARMAANAQPLPIPA; encoded by the coding sequence ATGTCCTCCCCCATCATCCTCATCTCCGACGACGAACCCCTCCTCATCTCCGCGCTCGTTCGCGAGGGGCGCCGCGCGGGGCTCACCTGCATCGGGGACACCCGCTCGGAGAATGTCCTCCCCCTGGCCCGCCAGCACCGCCCCGCCGTCGTCATCCTCGACATTCACCAGCAGCTCGATGGGCGGGATCTCCTCTCCCAGCTCAAGCAGGACCCGGCCACCCGCCACTGCAAGGTCATCGTCCTCAGCGGCATCGAGGACCAGCACATGCGCCACCAGTGCTTCAAGCTCGGCGCCGATGCCTACGAGGTGAAGCCCTTCAGCACCACCTTCATGCCCCGCGTCGCGCGCATGGCCGCCAACGCCCAGCCCCTGCCCATCCCCGCCTGA